The Oncorhynchus keta strain PuntledgeMale-10-30-2019 unplaced genomic scaffold, Oket_V2 Un_contig_12613_pilon_pilon, whole genome shotgun sequence genome has a window encoding:
- the LOC118382409 gene encoding paired mesoderm homeobox protein 1-like, with protein MTSGYAHVMDRQDSLTSRLESPISAKLETLQAKKNFSVSHLLDLEEVREMVGVQANESAGDAGRSVVESPGLTSGSDTTQQERQ; from the coding sequence ATGACTTCTGGTTATGCGCATGTAATGGACAGACAAGACTCACTGACGAGCCGCCTGGAGAGCCCGATATCAGCCAAACTGGAAACACTGCAGGCCAAGAAAAACTTCTCTGTCAGCCACCTGTTGGATCTGGAGGAGGTGCGGGAGATGGTAGGGGTTCAGGCCAATGAGAGCGCCGGGGATGCGGGAAGGAGCGTGGTGGAGTCCCCGGGGCTGACCAGCGGCAGCGATACGACGCAGCAGGAGA